The Archangium primigenium genomic interval GGCGATGAGTCGCTCCTCGGCGGTGCGCGGCGATGCGACGGGCGGGGGATGACTTCCCGCCACGCGTGGCAGCCACCGCTCGCGCCACGCGGTCACGAACGCCGGCGTGTCCGCGGTGCCGAGCACATAGCCCACCACCCGCTCACCCGCGTCCAGCACGAACGCCCGCTCCGGCTCGAGCGCGAGGTAGGGGCCCGCGAAGAGGTCCGGCAGCAGCGCGTCGCGCGGGTAGTGTCCCCGGGCGTCCTCTCCATTGGCGCCCGTGCGCACACAGATGTCATACACCGCATCCCAATCGCCTGGCTGGTAGGGGCGAAGCCGCATGGGACGCGCCTATATACCCGAGCCGCTGCGGGTGGGGACGCCAGCATTGACATCCCGCTTTTACGGGTTTTTGCTGGACTTCCGGTCCACGTGGGACCGCGCTCGCCGACAGGTGCTCCCGATGAAGCGACACAGGATGGTGGTGGCCATGGCCCTCGCGGGCGTGCTGGGTGGAAGCACGGAGGCGCTCGCCGCGCCCCCCTCGGACGGGCCACGCGCCGAGCTGCATGGCCTCATCGAGAACGTCACCCAGGCCAATGCGCGCCGCTATGGCAGCCGGGACAGCATGGGCCGGACCATGGACACCGCCAAGCTCATCCAGGATCCCGCGGGTGGCTACCTGGCCGTCTACCACACGTATCTCAATGGAACGCCCCGCGTCAGCGTGGCCACCTCCGCGGACCTGCTCAACTGGACCTTCCAGCGGGAGCTCGGCACGCTCGCCTCCCAACCCCACATCATGGCGTTGCCCAACGGCGCCTATCTGCTGGCCTGGGAGCAGGAGCCCAACAACCACCTGGCGTTCCGCTACTACGCCACCCGGAACGATCTGCTCAGCGGCGTGGCCTCGCGCTCCTTCGACGCGCCACGCACCCTGTCCTCCTGCGCCGAGGGCACGCCCAACCTCTACTCGGTGACGCTGTCGCCGGACATCGACCACTCGGTCATCGAGGTGGGCGGCCACTACTACTGGAACTGTGACCGGGACCGGCAGCAGCGCGGACGGCTCACCAACTTCCGCGCCTGGAGCACGAGCGCCCAGGGCACCTTCGACAACGCCCTGCTGCACTGGGGCGTGGGCGGCAACATCGGGGACCGCGATGCCTTCGCCTACAAGTCGTTCACCTATGGCGTCATGGAGGGGCAGTACACGAAGAACGACTTCGGCTCCTGGCGCGCGTTCATCTTCGACTATCAGACGGGCAACGCCGAGCCGCTCGCCATGCGCACCGACGCGGGCAGCACGGCGTTCGCCAATCCCTCGCTCACCGTGCTGACCGCGCCCAACGGACAGCGGGCCATCGCCGTCAGCATGTTCCTGCCCAGCGAGGGCGCCAAGGGTGGCGAGGCCGGCCAGCTCATCTACTATCGGACCTATTGAGCACGCCCGCGCGCACGC includes:
- a CDS encoding GNAT family N-acetyltransferase, with product MRLRPYQPGDWDAVYDICVRTGANGEDARGHYPRDALLPDLFAGPYLALEPERAFVLDAGERVVGYVLGTADTPAFVTAWRERWLPRVAGSHPPPVASPRTAEERLIALLHRPEAQLFPELAPHPAHLHVDLLPEAQGAGFGRRLVETFLTAVARAGAPSLHLGTGSGNLRAVRFYERMGFQRLSVAGVEGATYFWRSTAVSGAEG